AAAAATAAGAAGGGCATCTGGTACGAGAACTTCAACCCCAGCCTGCTGGCCAGTGAGGACTTTGCTGGGCTGGTCGACTACATGCAGGACTTTGTCGGCCCGGGCGGCTATGGCTACAACCTCGTGCAATCGCAGGGGTCGGACGCCAACATCCCTGCCACTCCTGGAATCTCGTACACGGGCGGCCCCGAGCACCCGGTCGACCAGCTCGTTTTCCAAACCACCCCGTTCAGCGACCCGCAGGGCGCGGGCACCTTCGCCGCCATGGAGTGGCGGATCGCGGAGGTCGTGAACGCTTCGGTGGTGAACTACGTCCAGGGGCAGCCGTACCTCTACGAGATCGAGGGGACCTGGGAGTCTGGCGAGCTGACCAGTTTCGATAGCCAGCTGGACGTGCCGGTCGACGCCCTGGCCGCAGGCCACACCTATCGCGCCCGCGTTCGGATGCAGGACACTTCGGGCAACTGGAGCCACTGGTCAGACCCAATCGAGTTTCTCGCCGGCGCCCCCGCGCTCACGCCGACCATCGCGGTGACCGAGCTGCACTACCACCCCAGCAATGCGGGCCTCGCCGACGAGAGCGACCAGGAGTTTATCGAGATCTTCAACACGGGGGATTCGGTGGTCGATCTGTCGGGGGTGCAGATCGCCGACTTCGCGGACGAGCCTTTTGTGTTCGCCGAGGGGGAGTCGCTCGGCCCGGGCGAGTACCTGGTGGTGGCCCGCTCGCCGTCGATCTTCCAATCGATCTATGGCGATAGCGTCGCTCTTGCGCAAGGAGGCTTCGCTCCCGGCAACCTGAGCAACGGTGGCGAAACTATCTCCTTGCTCAGCGCCGAGGGCGTGGTGTTCCTGTCCTTTACCTACGATGACGCCGCTCCCTGGCCGACCGCCGCGGACGGCGAGGGCCCGTCGCTAGAGATCATCGACCCGTACGGCGACCCTGCGGATCCCACCAACTGGAGAGCGAGCGCCAGCATTGGCGGCTCTCCCGGCGCAGCCCAGGTGGTCCTCCCGCAACTCGCCGGCGACTACGACAGCAGCGGCGTGGTGGACCAGCTCGACTACGCCGTATGGCGGTCCACCTACGGGTCGACCCCGCTCACTCCGGGAGCGGGCGCCGACGGCAACGCGGACGGGCTGATCGACGCGGCCGACTACTCGGTCTGGCGTGACAACTTAGGAGCGGTGCTCACACCCACGGAGTTGGGCGTGGCGAGCAGCCCTAATGCGGCGTCGGTAGGGAACATTGATGCCGATCGGGCCACCGATGGCCCCCCCCAAGAGCTCTCCGCCTGGCCAGTCGGTGAGCCAAGTGCACCGCTGGAGAGCGATCAAGCGATCATCTTTGTGGCCGATGCAATTGCACCAGCGCCACGCACAGACGTGCTTGTAAACGAGCGGTCGGACGCCAACAGTGGGCGGCCGCTGCGTTCCTCCCCGACGCTGCATCGGAATATCGACGCGGCGTTTGCACGCTTCACGGTCGAGGCAGACCGTAGCGAAGAAGTTCTCGCCGGTCCGTCTTCAGACGACGCATGGGACCCGATCGACGACGCCGATAGCGACCCACGTCACGCGGACGCAATCTTCAGTCGGCCTGCGAGGCCGCTCGCGATGCCCCGACCGGGGTCCTGAGACGCTCCGCTCGGATGGCGGCCCTCTTCATCACCGGCTATCCTGTCTGCCTGGGTCGCGATTCGCAGGCAAGATCGGACGAGTGCCCGCGAATACCCGGCTACTCAACAGTATCGGCGCTACACTGGGGCGGTTGGCTCGCCTGTGCTGGCTAGCGACTCCCTAGCGCGCTGCTCCTCGAATTGAGCGCAAGGACCACCAATGCAGCGGCCAATCTCGCGCATCGTTCGCAACTGGTTCGCGTGGCTGATGGCCATGGTGCTGGTAGGTTCGCTGGCGGTCTGGTTCATCACGCGGCCCACGCTGCCCAGCCGGATTCTGATCGGCACCGCGGTGCGCGGGGGCCAGTACCACGAGGAGGGCCTCCGGATCGCGGAGGCGTTGGAGCGGCGGACCGGCCGCGACGCCGAGGTGGTTGAGACGTCCGGCTCAGAAGAGAACGCGGAGAAGCTCCGCGGCGGCGAGATCGACGTGGCGATTGTTCAGGCCGGCTCGGTGTCGCTGCAGGGGTTGGCGATCGTCACGCCGCTGCACCGCGACGTGGTGCACGTGATCGTCCGCAAAGCCCCTGACGACGGCAGCCCGCCCATCCGATCGTTCAGCGACCTGGCCGGGCGTGACGTGATTGTCGGCAAACAGGGTTCGGGGATGCGGCGCAGCGCCACCGACGTGCTCGAGCACTACAACCTGCTGGGCGAAGTCACGCTGAGCGGGACCCACTTCACCGAGCTGCTCAAGGACCCTGACCAGAAACACGCAGCAGCGATCGTCACGACCGGCGTCGAGAACGGCGACCTGCGTCTGGTGCTGGAGACCGGCGACTTCGACCTGCTGCCCCTAGACGCGTTGGCGCTCGACAAACGCTACCGCCACTTCGAGTACTACGAGATCCCCTCCCAGCTCTGGCCCCCGGTGCCAACCAGGACCGTGCCCACGGTCGCCGCGTCGGCGCTGGTCGTCGTCCGGGAGAACGCGTCGTCGAGACTGGTGAACCTGCTCCTCGACTCGATCTTCGAGGACAGCCTGCCCGAGTACTTCTCCACGCTGTTCTCGCCGCAGGAGGCGCGCAGCCTCACCCCGGCGCGGCTGCACCCCATGACCCGCAAGTACCATGATCCTTTTGGCAGGTACGGCGTGCTCCACACGGTGCTGGAGGGGCTCGCGGCGGGTAAGGAGCTGCTGTTCGCGCTCGGCGCCGCCATCTACCTCGTGTGGGACCGCTGGCGGCGCATCAAGGAACGCGAGAGCCAGCGGCAGATCAAGGAGCAGAAGAGCCGTCTCGACACCTACCTCGAGCAGACCCTCGAGATCGAACGCGCACAGATGGACGTGTTCGATCCCACGCAGCTGCAGCGGTTCCTCGACGACGTGACCGACATCAAGCTCAAGGCGCTCAGCCGCTTGACGCACGAGGACCTCCGCGGCGACCGGACCTTCGCGATCTTCCTGATGCAGTGCGCCAACCTGATCAGCAAAATCCAGCTGAAGATCATCAACTGCACCAAGTAGCCCCGCCCGTCCCTTAATCAAGACAAGGCAGAACGCGCATGGAGAGCTCCAGCAACGGCGGCCACGGAAACACGACCCTCTACATCGTCGGCGCCATCCTGCTGGCGGTCGCGACGGCGATCATCGGGCCGGCGGTGCTGGGGGAGAGCGTCCGCCCCGCCGTGGAGGTGCTGGATGTCGGGGGCGAGATCTTCCTGCGGCTGCTGCAGATGGTGGTCGTGCCACTGGTGATGGCGAGCGTGATGAGCGGCATCCTCGGCCTGGGAGACGTCCGCAAGCTCGGGCGGCCCGGGGCGTACGCGGTTTCGTACTACCTGTGCACCACGGTGCTGGCGGTGGTGACGGGCCTGATCGTGGTGAACATCGTCAACCCGGGCCGCGGCATCGACCCGGTGCTGGTGGAGGACGCGCGGCAGGAAGGCGAGCAGACGCTGGCCCACGTGGCGGACCGGCGCCAGGGCCGCCGCATCGAGTGGCACAACGTCACGGGCGACCGGGCGGCAGCGGCGGGGAGCAGCAAGAACGCGGCCGTACCGGAAGAGGGCGTCTGGAGCGTGCGGGTGGCGATCGACCAGGTAGGCGAGGCCGACACCGCCGCCGAGGCGCGCGTGCTCTGGAGTCACGATGGCGATGTGTTCGAAGAGGCGCCCGACGGGCTCTTCAAGGCCGGACTGGAGCCCGGGGTCTACACGACCAGCCCGGTCGTGCCGATCCCCGAGGGCGCCGAGTTCGTACGTCTGGATTTCACTCCGCAGGACGGTGGCGAGCGCAGCGTGGTCGAGGCGTACCTGGTCGCCGGGGCACCCTCCATCGGCGACATCTTCAAAAACCTGGTGCTGATGCTGTTCACCAACAACCTGCTGGCCTCGATGGTAGAGATCAACCTGCTGCCGCTGATCGTGTTCAGCATCGCGTTCGGCGCGATGCTCACTACGCTCGGGCCCAGGGCGGACACCATCTCTGAGCTGGTGCTGAGCATCAACGATGCCCTAATGAGCTTCATCCTGCTGCTGATGCGTCTGGCCCCGCTGGGCATCTTCTGCCTGGTCGCCGCGCGGTTCGCCCACGCGCAGCTCGACGGCCAGTTCCTGACGCTCCTCAAGACGCAGGCCTGGTACATGACGAGCGTGCTGGTCGGCCTGGGGATCCACGCGCTGGTGACGCTGCCCCTGCTCCTGTGGTTCTTCACCCGCCGCAACCCGTGGACCTATTTGAGACAGATGTCGCAGGCGGTCCTCACGGCGTTCTCCACCGCCAGTTCCACCGCGACGCTCCCGGTCACGATGGAGTGCGCCGAAACCAAGGCCGGGGTTTCCCGCCGCTCGACCGAGTTCGTGCTCCCGCTCGGCGCGACCATCAACATGGACGGCACCGCCCTGTACGAGGCGGCGGCGGCCATCTTCATCGCGCAGGCCTACGCCTTGGTCGACCCCGCCTTCGTGCTCACGTTCGACAAGCAGGTGGTGATCGCGGTGACCGCCACGCTGGCGGCGATCGGCGCGGCGGGGATCCCGGAAGCCGGCCTCGTCACGATGCTCATCGTGCTCAACGCGGTGGGCCTGCCGCTAGAACTGATCGGGCTGATCCTGCCCATCGACTGGCTGCTCGACCGCTTCCGCACGGCCGTCAACACGTTTGGCGATTCGGTCGGCGCCGCAATCGTCGACAAGGGGTTCCCACCCGACAACGGCGCCGCTGCCGCCTGACCGGCTACCGACCGCCCGTCCGGCGGCGCGGACGCAGTTCGGGGGCCGAGTCTCGCTTCACCGTGGGTTTGGCGTGGAGCCACGCCTGCCGCGCGATAACGGCCGCCACCACGGTAGCGGTGAGCTCCTTGTGCCTCTCAATGGCCGCGCCCCACCAGGCGCCCTGGTCTTCGGCCGTGGCGGGATCTTCGGCGAGCGCGACGTCGATCGCGTTCTCGTCGGCTCGGGCCTCGCGGGACGCCCGCTCGGTGGAAGACGCCGCCATCCGCTCCAGCCCAGGCGATCGGGTCCCGGGCAGAATAGCAGCGACGGTTGATCCCGCTTCTTCGGCGCTAAGGGATGCCTGAGTTTCTCTCTGGTCCTGCGTGGCCGACTCGCCACGCAGGCCGAGGTCGATCTCCGACGGGAATTGGCGGAAGGCCGATTCGAAGTGCGGGACGGACTCCTGACCGGACTCTGCCTGCGCCGCAAACCCCGCCATCTCAAACGCCCAGGCGCGGTCCCAATTGCCCTGCTCGAACCTAACGCGGTCGGCAGGACCAATCGAGAGCGCGCGGGGGCTGTCCGTCGTCGCGGCCAGAGCGCTCGCCGAAGATACCCCCGCGTTCGAGTCGGCCGGGCCGTGCGACGACTCGAACTCGGCCAACGCGGCCCGCAGCGGCGTCTCGGCCGCGGAGAGGGGATCGGCCAGGCCCGTCTTACTTGTTGCTCCACTGCCCGCCGAGAATGGGGGCAACGGGGCAATCTCAGGCGACGGGGTAACCTTCGTGATGGTCAGGTAGCTGTTGCTGGTCCCGGCGACGACGGGCGCTTCGTCAACGGCGTCGGTATCGCGGTCGGCGCCGGCGTACGACTGCAGAGCCACGTCCGAAACAGAGAAACGGATGCTGCCGTCCTCGGCGTAGCTCAGCGTCAAGAACTGCGTCGGGTTTCCCTTGTCCCACCAATCACCGAATAGTGTGCCGCCGCCGGCTAAATCGAACGACCCCGGCAACTGCACGACCGACTGAGTTTCGGTGAACAGCGGCGTCTCGAGTGAGAGCCCATCGCCGGACAGCAGCTCGCGCCGTTCACAACCCTCGAAGGCCAACCGGCGCCCCCGACCGACACTTACCTTCCGTCGGGGACGTTGCAGCAGCGACCGGATGTTCACGGGAGGTACCTCGGAGGGAGGGGGCGGGGCTACTTGATATTACCAGAGTCGAGGATCTGATTCAGCTCTTTCCTCCTCCGCTCGATGTCCTGCCCCTCCTCGGCCCGATTGGCCCTGCGGAGCAGCTCTGCGAAGTTCTGGTACTGCCGGTTTAGCACACTTGCCTGGGCCAGCGAAATGCCACCCTGCTCGGCCAGCTCCTCTTGCACGTCCACGGCCTTCTCGAAGGCTTCCAGGGCGGCCTCGTCTTGGCCGGCGAACTGCAGGGCCACCCCGCGGTTGTTCCACAGCGCCGCCATAGCGCTGCGGTAGCTGGTCTGTTGCGGAAAATCGCCGATCAGCCCGATCAGGTACCCCTCGGCAACCCGGAAGGCTTTCTGACTCTCGTGCGGTTCCCCGATCCGGGCGAGGGCCAGGCCCAAGTTGCTGTGGGTGATCGCCAGCTCGCGGCGGTGACGCGGGATCAATGGGTTGCGACGCACGAGCTGCTCGATCTGACCGGCGGCGTCGCGGTACCCCTCGGCCGCGGCCGCCCAGTTGCCCTGTGCTCCCTGCATGGCCGCCAGGTTGTTGTAGGTCATCGCCAGGTCGGCCTTGAAACCGGTATCCTCGGGGTACTCCTGCACGAGGCGCCGCATCGCCAACCGCGCGTCCCGGCTGGCGGTGATCGCCTCGACCGGAGAATGCTCCCGGAGGGCCTCACTGAGGTTGCTCTTCGCAACCGCGATGTTGCGTACGTAGCGGGGCTCCTCCGGCGCGGAACGCGACGCGTCTTCGAGCCACTTGATCGACTCGCGGATGTTCGACGCCGCCAAACCGCTGCGCCCGTCGCGGCGGAGCAGCAGCCCGAAGTTGGAGAGCGTCTCGGCCAAGGCGTTCGCGGTGTCGGCGTCCCCCGGGGACTCGATGGCGCACTCTCGGAGGATCGTGATCGCTTCGCCGAACAGCTGCTCAGAATCATCAACCACGCCGAGCTGCCCCTGCACGCGCGCCAAGGCGCCCAGGCCAAGCCCGAGCTCTAGGCAGGCGAGCGGTGCGCCGTCGGACTGTTCGGTCTCAACAGGCGACTGGCGCCAGTGCTCCACCGCCTTAGCGTAGAAGTCGCGAGCGGTGATCGTTTCGCCAAGCCGCTCGGCAATCGCACCCGACTTGAAATAGGTTGCGGCCATGTCGCTGGCGACCGACTGATCGTCGGGCGTCGACTGCAGGAACCGCTGGTAGTACCCCAGGGTGTCGGACAGCAGCTCGCGCCGCAGCGTCTCGGCCCCCGGGATGTCGGACAGCCGGTCGGCCAGGTCGCCGCCGAAGTGGTCCACCACGGCTCGCGCCTGCTCGAAGTGCTTCTCCGCCAGGGCCTGGCTTGCCTGCGACTGACGCAGCGCCTCGGCCGTCTGGCGCCCCGCGGACGCGATCCAGATCGCGCTGGCGACTGACACTACTGACACCACCACCAGGGCGGCGGCGGCCGAGATCGCCACGCCGCGGCGGCGCGCGACCCACTTGGCCGTGCGGTCCGCCAAAGAAGGGCGGCGGGCCGCGGTTGGCTTCCCGTCGAGGAACCGGCGGAGGTCGTCGGCCAACTCCTCGGCAGTCGCGTACCGGTCGTCGCGGCGTTTCTCCATCGCCCGCAGAACGATGTTCTCCAGGTCGGCCGGGATCGCGGGGTTCAGCTTGCGGGGGCGCGTCGGATCGTCGTTGAAGACGCGGTGCAGCAGTTCCTCGTGGTCCTCGCCCGAGTGCGCGGGCTGCAGCGTTAGCAACTCGTACAGCGTCGCCCCCAGACCGTAAACGTCCGTGCGGCAGTCGATCATGTCGCCCCGGCCCCGCGCCTGCTCGGGGCTCATGTACCGCAGGCTGCCGACTAGGTCGCCCGGCATGGTCATGCTCATCTCGGACTGCACCCGGGCGAGGCCAAAGTCCGTGACCCACGCCTTGCGGTCGCGGTCGACCAGCAGGTTGCCAGGCTTGACGTCGCGGTGGACGACGCCGTACCGGTGGGCGTAGTCGAGCGCGTCGGCAGCCTCGGCGCCCAGGCGCGCCACCGCCTGGAAGAACGCGGCGCCGCGGATCGCCCCCAGGCTCGATGGCGGTCGGTCGCTCCGCGAGTCGATGCGGGAGGCGGCCCGTGGGGTCGCCTCGTCGGTGGCCGACGCGGCGCCGTCGCGTTCCGAACGCATCTCGGCGATTGCCTCGGCGAGCGAATGCCCGTCGATAAACTGCATCGCGTAGAAGTGGATGCCCCGCTGCTGCCCCACCGCGTACACGGGAACGATGTTCTGGTGGTGCAGGCCGGCGGCGGCCTGCGCCTCGGTGGTAAAGCGGGCGGTCTGCCGCTCGTCGAGCATCGCGGCGAACGGCAGCACCTTGAGCGCGACCCGCCGGTTGAGCGAGAGCTGCCACGCCTCGTACACGACGCCCATGCCGCCGCGCCCGATCACGTTGATCAGCTCAAAGTCGCCCACACGCTTGTTGACGGTCGGCTTGTCCACCCCGACCGCCGCTTCATAGTGGACGGTTTCGTCGTCCAGCAGGTTGCCATCGCAGCGCAGGCCGTTGAGGGGGGAATCACCCAGCGACGACTGCAGCAGGTGCAGGCCCTCGAGGTAGCCGGGTAGATGTTCTGCGAGGTCGGGGTGCCGCCGCGTAAGCTCCTCGAGGGTCGGCCACTCCCCATTCTCCATCGACTCCAAGTACTCGTCGAGGATCTGGGCAAGCTTCTCCCGGGTCGCGTCGCTAGGGGCGTCGGCGCCTCGGTCGGCCGGCGGTGGGGTCGGCTGGCTCATTCTTCGTCCGTCCCAGCATACTCGGCCCGCAACTGCTCCAACGCCCGCAGCCACAGCATCCGCGCCGCGCCCGAGGTGCGGTCCATCTGCTCGGCGACATCAGCGAACGACAGCCCCTCGATGTTGCGGAGCCGGATCACGCGGCGGTAGTCCTCAGGCAGCTTCGCGAGCACCGCCGCCATGGCGGTCTGGGTTTCCTGCCGGCGGAGGTCGGTGCTGGGGGTTTCCTCGTCGCTGGCGAGAAGAGCCGAGAACCGCCAGGACGACTGCTCCACGCCACGCCGCAACCGGTCCAGCGAGACCTCCCGCCGCACATCGCGCTTCGCGGCGACTAGGTTGCGTTCAACCACTCGCATAAGGTTGTTCACCAGGATCCGACGCATCCAGCCCACAAACTGCTCCGGCGAGTCGCCGCGGAATCTGCTGAAGTCCCGGTGGGCTTCGTAGAACGACTCCTGCACCACGTCCGACGCGCTCACCCTGCGTCGCAGGCGGTCGTCCATCCGGGACGAGGCAACGTACTTCAGGTACTCAGAATAGAGCCCCATCAGCCGCCCCAGCGATGATTTCGAACCGGCCAGCGCTCGGTCAAGCAGCAGCGCAGGGAGCTGGGAGGGGCTGGACGGTTCCATCGGACGCACGCGGGGTTGGCCAAGCGGTACGGCAAGGTGAACTCCGGCGGGCAGGGCCCCCGGGCGGCCGCACGCGGCCGCTGCAAGTCCTCATTCTAACCCAACAATCCGCGTGAAACCGCCAAAATCCGTCGCTGGGCGCCGATTTGACTCGCGGCTACTCGAAGGTCCGGTTCGTCTCCGCGTCGCCCCGCTCGGCGAATGCCTGCTCAATGATCGCAAGCTGCTCGTCGGTGAGCCGCCAGCTAGCGGCGCCGGCGGTCTCACGGATCTGCCAAGGCCGCTTGGCCCCACATAGGACCGACGTCACGCCGGGCTGGTGCATGGTCCAGTTGACAACGAGCTGGGCCACCGTGTTACCGGTGAGCTCGGCGGCCTCGCGGAGCCGCGAGACGAACGACTGGTTCTTGACCCACTCTTCCCCTTGGTACATGGGGTACTTGCGGCGGTTGTCGTCGGGCGCCAGCTCGCCGTCCTCCGGCAGCTTGCCCGCCAACAGCCCCTTCATGAACGGCCAGTAGGAGGCCGCCGCGACGCCGTTCTCCTGACACCACGGCAGCGTCCGCTTTTCAATGTCCCGCTGCAGCATGTTGTACGGCAGCTGCACGGCCGCCAGCGGACAGACCGCGTGAAACGCCTGCAGCTGTTCCAGCGAGCAGTTCGACGCTCCCACCGAGACGGTCTTCCCCTCGTCCTGCAGCTGCTTGAGGGCGCCGGCCGATTCCTCAATCGGCACGTTGGGGTCGGGCGAGTGGAGGTACAGCAGCTCAACGCGGTCCGTGGCGAGCCGGCGGAGGCTCTCCTCGCACTCCGCTCGCAGCGTGGCGGGCCGGGCGTCCTGAGTCATCTCGCCGTCTTCGTAGTGGATCCCACCTTTGGTGGCGATCACCACCTCGTCGCGGCGCCCCTCGAGGGCTTGCGCAATCAGCAGCTCGCTCTCCCCTCGCGGGCCGTAAACGTAGGCTGTGTCGATGAAGTTGATCCCGCCAGCGACCGCCTCTTGGATCGTGGCGATGCTGTCGGCGTCATTGGCGCCCAGCGTCGTCACCCCTGCGATAGGCCAGCACCCCAGCGCGATGCCGCTCACGCGCAGGCCGGTGTTTCCCAGAGGACGGTGCTCGGTTGGGAAGTTGCTAGGCATCAGGACTTGGCTACAGGAGGGCGACGGGGCGTGTAGGTGCAACAGTCGACAGGGCAGACATCGTGGCTTGGGCCGAGGTCGCCCAGCGCCGGGCGCGCTGCGCCGTCGGTCGTGCGCTCGACGACCAGGTCGCGGATCATGCCCACGAACTTCGGGTGGACGCCGACCGTTGCCGCGCGTTGAAACCCGATCCCCAGACGCTCGCACAGCTCCTTCGCCTCGGTGTCGAGGTCGTAGATCACTTCCATGTGGTCCGACACGAAGCCGATCGGCAGCACCACAACATCCGCGGCGGTGCCCTCGGAGTGGCGTTCTTCGATGACGTCGCACACGTCCGGCTCGAGCCAAGGCTGCTGGGGTGGTCCGCTACGCGACTGGTAGACGAGCTCGTACTTCGGGTGGCCAACCGCCTCGGCGACCAACCGGCTCGACTCGGCGAGCTGCTGCTGGTAGCGGCAGTTGTCCGCCATCGACATCGGGATGCTGTGAGCCGAGAACAGCACCAGCGCGTCATCGCGGCGATCGGTAGGAATACGATCCAGGGCCGCACGCAGGTTTTCCGCGTTGACCTCAACAAACGCCGGGTGGTTGTAGAACATCCGCAGCTTATCGACCCGCGGGGCGTCTGGGCCGACCGTCTGCTGAGCTTCCGCGATGTTCTCCCGGTACTGGCGGCAGCCCGAGTAGCTGCTGAACGCACTGGTGAAGAACGCAATCGCCCGCTTCACGCCATCCTCAGCCATGCGATTGAGCGTGTCCGGCAGCAGCGGGCGCCAGTTGCGGTTACCCCAATAGATCGGCAGCTTCGGTCCGCGACGCGCCAGTTCCTCCTCCAGCGCTGCGATCAACCGCCGGTTTTGCTCGTTGATCGGGCTGACCCCGCCGAACGACTGGTAGTGCTCCGCCACCTCCATCATCCGCTCGCGCGGCACATTTTTTCCGCGGAGCACGTTCTCCAGGAAGGGCAGCACATCTTCAGGGCCTTCGGGTCCGCCGAACGAGACCACCAGAATCGCGTCGTAATCGCCGGGCAACGGGAACTCCGCATCAGGAAGTAAGGAACCTCGGGCCGCATCCACGACAAAAAAAGCCGGCCCGCTCAAGTGCTGTTATAGGGCAGCTGAGCGGGCCGGCTAGTAGTGACCCCAACGGGGTTCGAACCCGTGTTGCCGGCGTGAAAGGCCGGAGTCCTAGACCACTAGACGATGGGGCCTGAGAGTGGCGACCGCGTGCGATCCGCCAGAAGTAGCGTTTTTAGGCTGGCGAGGCGTGATCGTCAAGGCGATGATCGGCGCCAAGACACGCGTGACCCAACAAAAAGTCACTGACAGACGGCTATTGGTAGCCAATCGATCGGCTCTCACTATCGAGAGCATGATGGAGCCAAGATTCGCTCCACCTAGAATTCAGCACGCCAGTGAGGATCCGCGTTACTCAGCGGGGCTGCTATCAGGTTCGTCGACGGAACGCGAAACGCCCTGCTCGGCGGCGCCAGGTCCCGAAGGCTCAGGCTGTTGGCTCCGGCGGATCGCTTCGTACACCTCGTTGCGATGCACGGGCACCTCTTTGGGCGCTTCCACGCCAAGGCGCACTTTGTCCCCGCGGATTTCAACGACAACGATCGTAATGTCATCATTGATGACAATACTCTCGTTCTTCTTCCTGGACAGGACCAACATGGGTCGATTCCTCGGTTTCGACAGCTGGCGAAGCGCCCGTGGCGGCCCACGTCGGGGCGCCCTTACGAGCAAATCGCACGGCCTTCCGCCTACAAAGCCTCACTTTGCGGGCATCGTCCATACCTCCACTCTAAAACCCGTCTATTGCGAGTCAAGCGAATGCCGAGCGGGGCGGCGACGAAATCGGAGAAAATCCCGAATTTGGCACGATTTTAGAGGGCAGATAAGTTTGGCCGGCCACCGGAAGCCCGAAATCCCGTCAATTGGCGCCGGTTAGGCGCCCAATTCTGACGGTTTTCACGGCCTCGGCAGGCTCAGGTCGTGCCTGGCGCGGGGCTGTCGGACTTGCCGCCGAACAGCTTTTTCGCGACCGCTCCGCCCGCCAGCAGCAGCACGATCCAGAACTTCTTGAAGATCAGGGCGAGCTTGAGCAGCAGCCCAGTCTTGACCAGCACCTTGCCCGCGACCAGCCCGCCGATTCCGTAGGCGGCGATCTTGTCAATCGACGGGTCGAACTCTGAGTAGCGGTAGCCGGGGTTGAATGAGACCGCCGACATCACATCGCCGCGGCGGCGTTCGATCTCCGGCAGCTGGCTCATGTCGGCGACGAAGTTGAGCTCCAGCACGCCCTTGCGACCCAACGCACGGATGTTGTAGTTGAGGGTGTTGGTCTCCGATTCACCAAACTGGAGCTCCTTCGCCCAGTGCAGCTTGTGCTCGGCGGCGTCGTACCGCGGCGGCGACGCCCAACCCACAAGCCTAATCGGTTCGAAGCCAGCCTGCTCGCGCTGCTTGTTCTCTTCAACCGTGCCCGCTTGCATGTCCTTGAGCAGCTGGTCGTAGTCGATGGAGTTGGCGTCCTCGTCCGAGACGTACCCGTCTTCGGTGTAGTCGATCGTCACGCCCCAACACTCCTCGTCGAGCGGCGAGTACTCCGCGGGGAAGATCATGCCGAGGGTCTCGCCCGCAGCGGGGTTGCCCCAGGCCTCCGTCAGCACGCGGCGGGCGTCGGCCGGAGAGAGGTAGTAGTACTCCTGCCCAAGGTCCAGGCTCGCCATCCCCCCAGGCAACTCGACAACGCCCGTCTTCCGGTCGAGCGAGCCCTCGAACTGCTTCTGCCACTGCCGCATCTGCTCCATCGCGGCCTCCAGATCGGCGGGCGGAGTTTCTTCGCCGGCAGCGACCGCAACACCCGACGTTACGGCAGCAACGGACACGACCGCGACGGCGGCAAGGTTGCGGACGAGCCGCCAGGGAGAGTTCGACATGTACTTAACCTACGGGTGCGTAACGGACTACACTCAGCAGCACCCTAACCACCAAAACGGTTCGCCGCAACAGTAACGCGGTGATTCTGCGACACGAGCATGAGCCGGCAGCATACTGCGGCTCCAGCCTCCGTTGCTTCCACGACTAAGAAGCTAGACTGAATCGCAAACGATGCTGATCGAC
This genomic interval from Posidoniimonas corsicana contains the following:
- the csrA gene encoding carbon storage regulator CsrA, whose product is MLVLSRKKNESIVINDDITIVVVEIRGDKVRLGVEAPKEVPVHRNEVYEAIRRSQQPEPSGPGAAEQGVSRSVDEPDSSPAE
- a CDS encoding ferrochelatase: MPGDYDAILVVSFGGPEGPEDVLPFLENVLRGKNVPRERMMEVAEHYQSFGGVSPINEQNRRLIAALEEELARRGPKLPIYWGNRNWRPLLPDTLNRMAEDGVKRAIAFFTSAFSSYSGCRQYRENIAEAQQTVGPDAPRVDKLRMFYNHPAFVEVNAENLRAALDRIPTDRRDDALVLFSAHSIPMSMADNCRYQQQLAESSRLVAEAVGHPKYELVYQSRSGPPQQPWLEPDVCDVIEERHSEGTAADVVVLPIGFVSDHMEVIYDLDTEAKELCERLGIGFQRAATVGVHPKFVGMIRDLVVERTTDGAARPALGDLGPSHDVCPVDCCTYTPRRPPVAKS
- a CDS encoding aldo/keto reductase, with translation MPSNFPTEHRPLGNTGLRVSGIALGCWPIAGVTTLGANDADSIATIQEAVAGGINFIDTAYVYGPRGESELLIAQALEGRRDEVVIATKGGIHYEDGEMTQDARPATLRAECEESLRRLATDRVELLYLHSPDPNVPIEESAGALKQLQDEGKTVSVGASNCSLEQLQAFHAVCPLAAVQLPYNMLQRDIEKRTLPWCQENGVAAASYWPFMKGLLAGKLPEDGELAPDDNRRKYPMYQGEEWVKNQSFVSRLREAAELTGNTVAQLVVNWTMHQPGVTSVLCGAKRPWQIRETAGAASWRLTDEQLAIIEQAFAERGDAETNRTFE
- a CDS encoding DUF2167 domain-containing protein codes for the protein MSNSPWRLVRNLAAVAVVSVAAVTSGVAVAAGEETPPADLEAAMEQMRQWQKQFEGSLDRKTGVVELPGGMASLDLGQEYYYLSPADARRVLTEAWGNPAAGETLGMIFPAEYSPLDEECWGVTIDYTEDGYVSDEDANSIDYDQLLKDMQAGTVEENKQREQAGFEPIRLVGWASPPRYDAAEHKLHWAKELQFGESETNTLNYNIRALGRKGVLELNFVADMSQLPEIERRRGDVMSAVSFNPGYRYSEFDPSIDKIAAYGIGGLVAGKVLVKTGLLLKLALIFKKFWIVLLLAGGAVAKKLFGGKSDSPAPGTT